The Deinococcus aerolatus DNA segment GTCGGGGCCTCGGGCACCCACATCCTGCGCCGGCACATTGCGCCTCACCTGCTGCCCACCGCGCTGGTCTGGGGTTCGCTGGGCATCGGGACCACTGTGCTGCTGGAAGCCACGCTGTCTTTTCTGGGTGTGGGCGTGCAGCCGCCGACCCCCAGCTGGGGCGGCATCATCAACGAGTCTCAAAGCTACCTGACCACCGCGCCGTGGCTGGTGCTGTTTCCGGGCGCGGCCATCCTGCTCACCTCGCTGGGCTTCAACCTGCTGGGTGAAGGCCTGCGTGACGCGCTTGATCCGCACGGGGCCAGCTGATGCTGAGCTTCGCGGTGTCACGGGCGCTGCAGAGTCTCGGCGTCCTGCTGATCGCCTCGGTCTTCACGTTCAGCCTGATTTTCATGCTGCCCGCCGATCCGGCGAGGCTGGTGGCCGGGCCCAGCGCCAGCGTCCAGACGGTCAACAGCATCCGGCGGGAACTGGGCCTGGACCGCCCCTTCGCCGCGCAGTACGCCCTGTACCTGACCAATCTGCTGCGGGGCGACCTGGGCCGCTCCTACAAGCAGCAGACGGCGGTGCGTTCCCTGATCGCCTCACGGATCTGGCCCACCTTTCAGTTGATGCTGGGGGCTGTAGCCCTGGAACTGCTGCTGGGGTTGCCGCTGGGCATCTGGGCCGCCCTGAGGCGCGGGCGCTGGCCGGACCGACTGGTGATGGGGTTCGCCTTTCTGGGGGCCGCCGCGCCGCAGTTCTGGCTGGGCCTGAGTCTGGTCTACCTGCTGGCCTACGGCCTGAATCTGTTTCCGCTGGGCGGCTACGGCGGCCTCTCGCACTTGTTCCTGCCGGCGCTGACGCTGGGTCTGGGCGGGGCAGGCTGGTACGCCCGGGTGATCCGCTCCAGCCTGCTGGAGGTGCTGTCCCGCGACTACGTGCGCACCGCCCGCGCCAAGGGGCTGTCACCACGCCGCGTGGTCGTGCGCCACGCGCTGCGCAACGCGGCCCCGCCCATCATCAGCATGATCGGCCTGGACATCGGCGTCTTCATGGGCGGTGTGGTTGTGGTGGAGAGCGTCTTCGGCTGGCCGGGGCTGGGCCGGCTGGTCTGGGACGCCATCCGCGTGGTGGATATTCCCGTCATCGTCGGCGTGGTGATCTTCAGCGCTGTGGTGATCACGCTCGCCAATCTGCTGGCTGACCTGGTGCAACTCGTCCTTGATCCCCGCATCCGCTACGCGTAATTCCCCATCTGGAAAGGAGAGCCATGAATAGATTGACCGGACAGACACTGCTTGGCCTGACGCTGCTTCTCGGAACCGCCCACGCCGCGCCGCAACAGGGCGGCAGCATCACCGTGTCGTACAAGGACGACGTGACCACCCTGGATCCGGCCATCGGCTACGACTACCAGAACTGGCCGATGGAGAAGATGGTCTTTGACGCCCTGCTCGACTACATCCCGGGCGGCACCACCCTGTCGCCGCGCTTGGCCGCCAAGATGCCCGACGTGTCCAGGGACGGCCAGACCTATACCTTTACCCTGCGCAAGGGCGTGAAATTCCATAACGGCCGGACCATGACAGCGGACGACGTGAAATACAGCCTGGAACGCGTGCTCGATCCGAAGACCAAGAGTCCGGGCCAGAGCTTCTACACCGATATTGCCGGGGCGCAGGCCTTCGTGGACGGCAAGGCAAAGTCTGTCTCGGGCATTGCGGTGCTGGCCCCCGACAAGGTCAAAATTACGCTGAATGCGCCCAACGCGGCCTTCCTCAACATCATGGCGATGAATTTCGCCTTTATCGTGCCCAAGGAGGCCGTCGCCAAAGCCGGCGCCGATTTCGGACACCAGCCGGTGGGCACTGGGCCGTTCAGACTCAAATCCTGGGTCAGCGGCCAGCAGCTCCAGTTCGAGCGCAACCCGAACTACTTCATGGCGGGCCTGCCCTACCTCGATGGGGTCACCGTCAAGGTGGGTCTGGATCCCAGCGTCGCGTACCTGAGCCTCCAGCGCGGTGAGGTCGACCTGCTTGGCGACGGTATTCCGCCCGCCCAGTTCCTGCAGGTGACCCGTGACCCCAAGCTCAAAGCCAACGTGTTTTCCAGGACGTCGGTCAACACGACGTTTCTGAGTTTGAACACCGGCGTGGGGCCCCTCAAGGACGTGCGGGTGCGTCAGGCTATCAATATGGCCATCGACAAGACCAAGATCTTGCGCATCATTAACGGCCGGGGTGTGGTTGCCCGGGGCGTTCTGCCGCCGCTGATGCCGGGGTACGATAAGGCCGAGGCGGGTTACGC contains these protein-coding regions:
- a CDS encoding ABC transporter substrate-binding protein; protein product: MNRLTGQTLLGLTLLLGTAHAAPQQGGSITVSYKDDVTTLDPAIGYDYQNWPMEKMVFDALLDYIPGGTTLSPRLAAKMPDVSRDGQTYTFTLRKGVKFHNGRTMTADDVKYSLERVLDPKTKSPGQSFYTDIAGAQAFVDGKAKSVSGIAVLAPDKVKITLNAPNAAFLNIMAMNFAFIVPKEAVAKAGADFGHQPVGTGPFRLKSWVSGQQLQFERNPNYFMAGLPYLDGVTVKVGLDPSVAYLSLQRGEVDLLGDGIPPAQFLQVTRDPKLKANVFSRTSVNTTFLSLNTGVGPLKDVRVRQAINMAIDKTKILRIINGRGVVARGVLPPLMPGYDKAEAGYAYDPAKARALLAAAGLKGGFETTLYTTSTDPNPRIAQSIQQDLAQIGVKVQLKSLAQSSVIDAASTPKTAAMVWSGGLAWTQDYPDPSDFYWPILSCRSAVQGGWNWPFVCDKALDARAEKADRMVAPAQQAARLKEYASLFAALNKQAVWVPVFHEVRYTMKSDRLVGDVDNLLDPTHFINYERLSVKK
- a CDS encoding ABC transporter permease, which translates into the protein MLSFAVSRALQSLGVLLIASVFTFSLIFMLPADPARLVAGPSASVQTVNSIRRELGLDRPFAAQYALYLTNLLRGDLGRSYKQQTAVRSLIASRIWPTFQLMLGAVALELLLGLPLGIWAALRRGRWPDRLVMGFAFLGAAAPQFWLGLSLVYLLAYGLNLFPLGGYGGLSHLFLPALTLGLGGAGWYARVIRSSLLEVLSRDYVRTARAKGLSPRRVVVRHALRNAAPPIISMIGLDIGVFMGGVVVVESVFGWPGLGRLVWDAIRVVDIPVIVGVVIFSAVVITLANLLADLVQLVLDPRIRYA